Within the Scyliorhinus canicula chromosome 6, sScyCan1.1, whole genome shotgun sequence genome, the region aaatccagccatgtcgctaacccaggtctctgattttggtggctttgtgtccctccacattaacagtatccgcctccgggctaccagggaggcaaagaccaaaacgtctgcctctctcgtcccctggactcccggctcttccgacactccaaagattgccacttctggacttgTCACCACTcttgttttgagtaccgtggacatgacatcagcgaaaccttgccaaaatcctctaagcttcgggcatatggacatgatttgcatgCTCTCTTGCGCACACCTGTCCCCTATCCCCACAAACTTGCCAATCGCTATTTTTTACATAACTAAATGGACCGATGTTGAAGCTGTGAATTAAATCTAATGTTGCAACATTTTTCTGAAAATGGAAGTGGTCTTGAGAAGTTTTTAATTCAATATAACTAACATTGAAAATCACTTTCTGTCTGTTCTAATTGAAGATGTTCAACACAAACACAAGGAGACACTCCGGGCACAAACTGAAGCACAAACTGAAACACTGAGAGTGAACACTGTCCTCATAAAGGAGAAGGTTAAGATTTTCCAGCTGGTTGATCAATACGCTGAGCTAACGATCATTTCTACTGTTCGAGATTGGACACTTGTAGGACATGAACAGCTGGCAAGAGGCCGACACCATGAagagtggagaaagaaacaactCCGGAAAGAACTGGAAAAAATCCAAACTGATCAGTTGTTACAGAGCAGCTTTGCCCACAGTTTCAGGCACAGAGTTTTGAAATCTTTCCACCAATTGCATAGATTAAAATCTGGAAGTTCAGCAGTAGTGAGTGGAGTACCGGGAATTGGAAAATCAACAATGGTACAAAAGATTGTTTATGACTGGGCTACTGGGAAAATATACCCACACTTTCAATTTGTTTTCAGTTTCAAATTCCGGGATTTGAACACTGTTGACTGTAGAATAACCCAGAAAAATCTGATACTGGATCAGTATCCTTATTTTGGGAATGTTCTGGGAGAGCTCTGGAAGAACCCAAAGGGATTGCTGTTTATATTCGACGGTTTGGATGAATTCAAGGACAGGATTGATTTTGCTGACAATCAGAGAAATACAGAACCTCAGTCCATGTGCACAGATCCCGAATGCTGGTGTGAAGTGTCTGACATTGTGTACAGTTTAATACAGCACAAGCTGCTCCCAGGATGTTCAGTGCTAGTGACCACCCGCCCCACTGCATTATATTTATTGGAAAAGGCTGAGATCAGTGTCTGGGCTAAAATCCTTGGATTTGTTGATGATGAACGGAAGGAATATTTCAACAAGTTTTTTGACGATCagacagtggcagcagccgtTTTCAAATATGTGGAGGAGAACGAGATCCTGTACACCATGTGCTACAACCCTTCCTACTGCTGGATCCTCGGCCTGTCACTGGGTCCCTTCTTTACACAAAGAGACAGGAAACAGCAGCAAGTTCCCAAGACCATCACCCAGCTATATTCCTACTATATTTACAACATTCTGAAAAACCATGGCCGAGAGATTGAAAGCCCCCGTGATGTGTTACTGAAGCTTGGTGAGATGGCCTTCACAGGAATCTCCAAGAAGAAGATTGTGTTTAGAAATGGAGATTTGATCAAGTACAATCTGCAACCTTCCCAGTTCCTGTCTGGGTTCCTGATGGAACTTTTGGAGAGAGATGACTCTGCCCAGAGTGTGGTTTACACATTCCCACACCTCACCATCCAAGAATTTGTAGCTGCACTTGCACAGTTCCTGACTCCAGATCATGGGGACATCCAGAAACTACTCCATGAAGCCCACAGCAAAGAAGATGGACGATTTGAGATATTTCTCCGTTTTGTTGCTGGTCTCTCCTCCCCACAGGCTGCGTGGCCCCTGGCAGAGTTTCTGGGTCCGTTTCATCATAAAACTACCTGTCGAGTGATTGACTGGGTGAAGGAGGAGTTTAAGGGACAGATTGCGAACACAGTGAGAGAAACTGATAAAACGGACCTCCTGAACACATTGCACTACCTGTTTGAGTCTCAGAATGAAGCACTGGCTCAGGCTATAGTGGGATCTGTGGAATCAATTAGATTTAGAGGATTGCAACTGACCCCAATTGACTGTGCGGTCCTATCTCATGTCATTGGACTCTGTGATACAATAAAACACTTTGGTCTTGCAAAATGCTTCATCCATTATGAAGGACTCCAGCAGCTTGTATCCGTTCTGCACAAATGCCAGGAGTTCAGGTAACTGCTTATTTGGTCCCATAGCTGGTGTTTTCATTCTTGAAAAACCATTTAATAATGGAAAAAAAACCTTCCAGTTGAATAAAAAGGCAGTCAGAAAAACGTCACAAGATAAGAACACAGTGTAAAATTCCAAGCTGGAAAATAGGAATGATGCCTTTGCTAATAGGTTGTCGGTTTACTTGCTGATAACTTGGTTTGACTATGGAATTATGATTGAAAAGGTGCAGTGAAATCTGTTTAGAAGAACAGAAAATAGATATTTTAAACATGTGAAACATCAATGCGGAAAataaatgctttaaaaaaaataaaattgttaATTAGCCACATAAATTGCCAGCTGTACCAATAATCAGGGAATCATAGCATaggatccccacagtgcagaagaaggccttcggcccagcgagtctgcaacaATCTTCTGAAATATCAttctacccaggtccacacccTGACCaacctgccctatcccagtaacactgtaacctaacctgcacacccttgaACAcccaggggcaattcagcatagccaatccacctaacctacacatctttggacagtgggaggaaacgggagcacccggaggaaacccacgcagacactgggagaacgtgcaaacttcacacagacggtcaccgaAGGGCGGAATTGAAACTGGCTCCCCGGTGCATTGAACTGCTGCCGATAAGACCTACATAATATAAGTAATCAGCTATTTCCTGTTGGGGAAAATGACATATCATGGGCTGATTCTCCGATGGCCGACACCAAAATTGGGCGCACGATCGGGTGGAGACTAGATTCCGACACCGAAATCATGTGAGGCACCAGTCTGACGGTGAATCACGTTGCTCCGCCTCCTTGGAAATGGCGTCAATGCGACGCACGTCCCGTATAGTTGAAATACCGTTTGcatctcattagtgggcccacccatgatgctcctcctccgatgggccgaggtccTGATGGCGTggtccatgtgtggtctcacaaatcgtgaacctggcgtggtggttgCTGACAGAAAGCGAGGGCTTACAATGCAGCACCTCCATACTTCACCGACAGCCATGCCACTGCCTGGGGGGCTTCTATCAGGGCTAGGGGCAGTAGTggaggttggccaggaggtggactgtggggtcggggtggacaggtacgcaacaccattagcgcagctggcaaggcagacaTGCGCCTGCGCAAGCCACTCGCAGCCGTCTATAATCCTGTGCCCTGGGTCATATTGGTGATCCctttggccccagccgacccatcaactgtatcggcgctccagcacaacctgtcccatcttttcaaCCCCGAttagtgtgtgtggtggggggggggggagtgtataGTTTAAGCATGCCTGCAGATGGTCAGCCCTGCAAATGTCCATCGTGGACCCTGTGATTCCCACACCATTTTTTGTGGGTCTTGCTGGTGTTCCAGGCGTCGCCGGTACGAGCCCCTCACCGGTTGCAGAATCAATGCAGGTGCAGTGCTGATTTTTCTGACGTGAAGTTTTACGGATTCTCTATTGGCGTCAGCCCTTAGACTCCAAaatgcagaatccagccccttaaagTATGATAATTACGCAGCAAAACTTTTTCAGGTCTAATTATTTAAAATTTCTCACAATTTTGATCTTACTGTAtttgttcaggggatgtgggcatcgctggctcagccagcatttattgtgcaatgggtaataaatgctggcctggccattgACATCCTCACCTTGTGAACAATCAAACAAAATGGAAGTATTAAGAGGAGTGAAAGTGGTTTTCACCAGTAGTTAAACCAGTGATCATGAATTGTTCATGAATTTACACTGCTCACTacttttgttcccatttaatCGAAAGGACAATGGGGTGAGGTGAAGTATGGGCGAGTGATCCAATATCGCCTATGATACATTATTGACGAAAAATCAAATGACCGCCAATTGTGCCTACACCTTGAGGAcgacagtagttcaagaaggcaacccactaccactttctgaagggcacctagggatgggaaatatatgctggcctaaccagcgatgtccatatcccataaattaatttttaaaaattgatttttcAGTGGCAGTAAAATCTCTGCATTGATTTCTGATGTTACTTCCATTATTCCTTTGATATTGGGTATATGATTTGAATCAGACCGGTGTtttgactcaatgggccaacttTTAGGTCTTCTGAAGATGGGACAGAGCTGGGTGGAGATGTCAAGGTTGCTGGTGCCGAGCAACATGTCAATTTCAAGCTGCTGATTCTGGATCTGGCAAAAAGcatcaggcagacatggggagggacAGGATCTTAACTGAATCCAATCAAAAGGTTGAAAATCTTTTTTGACACTTAAGGTTTGAAGCTTCTGCTTTCCGTGTGACATCTCACTTCTCTCTCGTGCTGTGGAGGCTTTGACGCCAACTGCACTCCCTTCCCTCGGGATAACATGCAGCCTCAGTGATGGTTGGCATGTGGGTCTAAATGAGTCCTCACTTATTTGcctccattcccacccccacAGGATCGAAGTAAGCAAGAAACCGATCTCCATTCCAGTTAATGGTGACCCCTGTGAAAATCATAACTTTTATCAGTTTCCCACTGGTGCTGGGTTCCTGACTCGAGAATAAAACCAGCTCTTGTTTCTTGCCTCCATGGTGAAAGTTCAGCCCGTTTTAATGTGTTTCTCATTCTTTCTATCCAGTCTGAGTCACAATAATCTGGGGGATTCAAGAGTGAAACTACTGTCTACGGCTCTGAGGAATCGAGACTGCAAAATACAGAAACTGGAGTAAGTACCAGACTGTGTGACATTGTGTTTATAACAACTGGATGCCTGACACTAAATTATTATTTGCATCAGCAAGTGTCATTAATAAACACTGAACATTATCATTCCAAACAGTAATAATGTTACAAAGATTACAATATAGAAAGATTATAATTCAAATTCTACTTAAGTTTACACAAAGTGAGTTCTCATAATAAATGTGTTGCCATAATCACAATTTATAAAGGTTATACAGAGTGAATATacaataataattataattattattattatatgtgtaTGACAATAGTCACAGTTTATAATATGACATTTCACACCAGTCTCTTACTTTTATTTCATACATAGTGTTCAATAATAATGTAAAGATTGTACCATTACACACATACTGTTACAAAGTCTGTGATAATGCAAGGCTAGAATAATTGCTTCTTTGTAGCAGTACTAAGATAGCATATAATGAGCATCTGCGATTCTGTGGTTCCCCCCTCCCGGGCATCTGCAGTCCTCTATTGATTATTCCATCCGCTGATAATGCATGTGAGTAGTCTCGCTCCCTTGAAGAAGTAAACCTTCGGTGATGATTGTTTTGTCTTTTGTGTCATGTTAATCTGGTCTCAAGTCTTAAATTATCAATGATCACAGCCAGCGTTTGGTTTAAAGGAAGCCTTTCTAGCTTAAAATCTTAGAAGGAAGGGAACTGTTGGTGCTGACAGTGAGTTCTCAGTTCTGTTATTTCAGATGGCGGTCATGTATGTTATGGGTTATGTTACTTTCCCACAGGACAGATGTTAATGAAGCCAGAGTTAATGAAGTTTCTGTCTAAAATGCCATAGTTATCTCTGAAGGCGAATGGGACAAATGTTCACAAAACAAAAAGCATTGTCAAATGGCCCTGAGTTACGTCTTCGGGCAGGTAAGAAGCAAAGTTCTCTAAACTGTGTCTGGTCTTGATGTGGTGTCCAAAATAGAGTCTGTTATGACCAACCCAATTGGATGAAACCTAGATCTCGAACCCTTCAAAATCAAACCAGACAGATGGGTgacacggtagaacagtggttagcattgttgcttcacaacgccagagtcccaagttcgatccccggcttgggtctgtgcggagtctgcacgttctccccgtgtctgtgtgggtttcctctgagtgctccagtttcctcccacaagtcccaaatgacgtgcttgttaggtgaattggactttctgaattctccctcagtgtaccgaacaggcgccggaatgtggcgaatagggggtgttcacagtaacttcattgcagtgttaatgtaagcctacttgtgacactagaaaAATCAAACCAGACAGACCACTCGGTATCCACCCAGGCACCGGATATGAAACCCTGTTTACCCTGACGGATTGTGCCAAAATTCAGAGAGAGCTTTCCCACACATAAGGCAAGCAACAGACTGACAAAGCTATCCTCATGGAATCACACCTTGCCGATTATGATCCCATCAACACCATCTCCATCCCCATGAATATCGTTTCTCACAGGCAGGAAAGACCCAGCACGTGGCAGCACAATGGTatgcagtcaggagggagttgccctgggagcccACAACATCGACCCCAGAATGAGTCAGCTCATGGCATCCTGCCAAGCATGGAGTCGGGAATCTCCAGCAAATTACATCGGCTGATAAATCAGTACTTattcatgttgaacaccacttggaggaagcactgagggtggcaaaagTACAGTGGGTGAGAGATTTCAATGTCTATCACAAAGCGTGGTTCTATAGCACCAGCATAAACTACATAGGCCGAGTCCAAAAATATATAACTTCTATTCATGTCTGTGGAAGGTGATGAAGCAACCTCTAAGAGGGATACTCATATTTGACCTCACCTTCACCAACTtacctgccgcagatgcatctgccaTGATAGTATCAATCGGAATAAGCACCACAGTATCAATCGGAATAAGCACCACAGTATCAATCGGAATAAGCACCACATCGTTCttgtgaagacaaagtcctaACTTCATATtgaagataccctccatcatgttgaatgaaaatgaaaaactgaaaatgaaaatcacttattgttacaagtaggcttcaaatgaaattactgtgaaaagcccccagtcgccacactccggcgcctgttcggggaggctggtacactaCCACCGTGCTGCATGAGATAGATGTCAAACCGATCTAGCAACTGGGCATCTGTGAGCTataggccatcagcagcagcagaattgtacttaaCCACTGaatcacaatctgtaatctcCTGACTTTACATATCGCCCATTCTATTATGACCACCAAGCAATCAACCCTGGTTTACTGAAGAGTGCAGTAGGTCATGCCAGGAGTAGcaccatacctaaaaatgaggggacaacctgatgaagctacaacataggTGTAATAATCCAGGAGACACAAAGAAGAAGGCTAAATAGGTTTATTTAAACTCAAAAGATAAAGCCGCTGCCATGGCAAACAACACAAATATCCCTGCCCGGAATTATCAGAACTCTCGGTCCGGTTCTGGCAGTAGCATTAAAACGTGTCCCAGTTGGGTTGGCCTCCGCCCGCTACCACAGGACCCTGTATTCTACGTGCTCCACAGGGCGATAAATAAGTGGTCCTCTTGAGGGTTATTGCATTCCTCTCTCCTCTAAGTCCAGATCATAACTCCCATGGCAATGAGGCCTCCTTCGCATCTTGGCATATGGCCTTGGGTTAACCATCAGTGGAGCTGGATCGGGGGACGTGAAGCAGAAGGGGGATAGTCGCTTCCTGGCAGAGCATTGAAAAGCCACTGATGGGGGCTCCTCTTTGGTGCTGATCTCCGGCTGATGGTCAGTTGTCTCAGTCTCCATTTCTATCCCGAGTCTCTGCCCTCTAGGGGAATGACTCACGTTTTCTACTGATTGAGCAGTGAGCACATTAGACATTGAGGGCATTGTCCCATCCAGAGTAGTTTCAATAGGGCAGGACTTTATGGCCTTCTCTTTAGTCTTGACCTTGTACGAAATGGGGCCAGTCTTTCCCATAACTCCTGGGATCCAAGAAGATCTATCTCTAAAGTTACGTACAAAGACTGTGTCTCCAGCCTTGAAGGTCCTGTTGGGTCTTGGCATGTAAAAATTTATTTTATAGACTGGAAACAATAGGCTGAGTCTGGACTAGGGTGGATGGCCTAAAAGCAGCTGTCCAAGTGTGACTCCTGTTCTGGTGTGCGGCATGGTCCTGTAATTGAAGAAGGACAGGGCCAATTTGGTGTTGAGAGAACCAGTGGTCAGTTTCTTCATGCTGTTTCTAAATGTTTGGACTGCCCGTTCAGCCATGCCATTGGAAGATAGATAGTATGGCACCATTTGGACATGTTTAATCTCTTTGAACTTCACAAATGCCTGGAATTCTCCACTGGTGAAGGGGGGTACCGTGGTCTGACATGACTTCCAGTATCCCATTAACGCATAAAGATTGCCCGAGTTTCTCTACGGTAATGTTCGAGTTGTGGAGGACATCTTGTGTGTTCATCCACTTATGATGGGTGCCAGCCAAGATTAAGAACATCGATCCCATGAACGGCCCAGCGAACTCCACATATATCCGAACCCAAAGTCTTCCCAGCCATGCCCATGGATGCAGCAAGGACGAAGGTGGGAGCTTCTGGTTGTACTGACACAAAGAGCACAGTTTCACCAGATACTCAATGTCAGTACCAAGCCTGGGCCACCAGGTGTAGCTCCCTACAAACATCTTTATCTTGGAGACCCCTGGATGACTGTTTTGTAGCTCGGTCAAGATTGGGCGCTGACCTGGGCAGAGGACGACTACTCAGGTTCCCCCTGGGATGATGCCACCTACCACGCTCAATTCTTGGAGTTTGGATGGGGAGGGCTTCATATTTTCTGTTGGGTTCTCAAATTCTTCCACTTAGGATCATGTGGCACAGTTTTGAATGCATGGGTCCTTTTGGGTACACGCCTGGGCTTGTTTTGCAGATGCAGGCAGGATATTCAGGAAATTTTGTGTCATTATGACTTCTTCCATTCCTGGCCGAGTGGCAAAGATTGTGGGCATCGACAGGCGACTAAGGATGTTGACGATGTACTTGCCAGGAGTACCCAATAATAGTGTCCAATGTTGGATCTGAGCCAAGGAGATGGAGGGATCGCTTTGTCCTCCTTTAGAGGCCCAACAGGGCTTTATGGTCTGTGATTATTGTAACTGTCGGCCGTGGACATATGGATGGAATTTCTTTACTTCAATTATCATAGCCAGTCCCTCCTTTTTCGACTTGTTCATAGAGTCGTGATGCATATGCAATTGGTGCCTTGGTGCCATTGTCCCATCGATGGGAGAGGACTGCCCCTGCTCTGTACGGTGAGGCATCACATCTCCGGAGGATTGTgattgtggaaggggagggggaagagggaaaaCACTGAAGGCTACTGCCGGAGTTGGCGAGGAAAGAGAGAGGGCGGGTGGGGCGGGGCAGGAGGTATTGAAGCTGAGCAGCGGTGAGGGCAACACTGaatgctgttgggggtggggtgatccACAATCCACAATCCATCTCTTGTGGATTGTAGTTGGCCAAGATGTTGGATGACAGCAGCTGGGTTTCACTTTTGTGAATGCTTCATCTTCTGGCACCTGCCACGACTACCCCTGCTGCTTCTTGAACTGTGCGTACAGGGGTGCCAGTAAAATAGTCAAGGTGGGGATGAATTTCTGTAATAATTAATGAGGCCTCGGAATGATTTCAGCTCTGTCATATTTCGCGGATCAGTGTCCCTTTTATGACCTTTCTTTGTCGTCGACAGTGTGCAACCTGTCTTTATCGATGCAGTTCCTGAGCTATGCTACCTCTGCCAACTGAAACACACGCTTTTCCCACTTAAGGCTGACACCCGCAATGGATAATCATCGTAGAACTTCTACCAGGTTTGCCAGATGTTGTTCTTCGGTGGCTACTTTGATTAACACATCCATTTATACATTGGAAAATGGAGCACGTAGATGATATGGTGGTTCCTATGGACATTTTAAGGGAGTGACTGTTGAAGTTTGATTTCAACTGGgccatccttgggggggggggtgggggggtgatacaGTTCAATTGTATCATTTTGTCCTGTTCATCCTGGGCCTGAGGTGACTTTGGCTTCTGGACTGTACTGTCCTGTACTGTTGATTCTGCCAGTGTTGCCTTCAGCTTCCAGTATTGTCCCCTATCCCAACAGTCTTCAGACTTTTCCCTCTTCCTGCAGCAGCTGTCAGTCTcctcaccctacccccaacagcaTTCAGTGTTGCCCTCACCGCTGCTCATCTTCAATacctcccgccccgccccacccGCCCTCTCTCTTTCCTCGCCAACTCCGGCAGTAGCCTTCAGTGttttccctcttccccctccccttccagtaGTCTTCCAAGTTATCCCCTCCCTCGAGTAGACACTTGCCTCCCTTGACTTCAAGGCTCTCTTATCCCTGAACATGTGTActggtccataagaccataagacataggagtggaagtaaggccattcggcccatcgagtccactccgccattcaatcatggctgatgggcatttcaactccacctaccagcattctccccgtagcccttaattcctcgcgacatcaagaatttatctatctctgccttgaagccatttagcgtcccggcctccactgcactccgcggcaatgaattccacaggcccaccactctctggctgaagaaatgtctccgcatttctgttctgaatttacctcctctaattctaaggctgtgcccacgggtcctcgtctcctcgcctaacggaaacagtttctttgcgtccaccctttctaagccatgtattatcttgtaagtttctattagatctccccttaaccttctaaactccaatgaatacaatcccaggatcctcagccgttcctcatatgttagacccgccattccagggatcatccgtgtgaatctccgctggacacgctccagtgccagtatgtccttcctgagatgtggggcccaaaactggacacagtactccaaatggggcctaaccagagccttataaaggctcagtagcacatcgctgcttttatattccaaccctcttgagataaatgacaacattgcattcgctttcttaatcacggattcaacctgcatgtttacctttagggaatcctcgactagcactcccagatccctttgtactttggcattatgaattttctcaccatttagaaagtagtctatgcttggattcttttttccaaagtgcaagacctcacattttctcacgttgaattgcatcagccatttcctgcaccactctcccaaactgtctagatccttctgcagcctccccacttcctcagcactacctgcctgaccacctaactttgtattatcggcaaacttcgctagaatgcccccagtcccttcatccagatcattaatccggccccaacactgaaacctgtgggacaccgctggtcaccggctgccattccgaaaaagaaccttttatcccaactctctgccttctgtcagacaggcAATCcttaacccatgccagtagctcacctcgaacaccatgggacctcaccttactcagcagcctcctgtgtggcaccttatcaaaggccttttggaaatccagatagaccacatccactgggtttccctggtctaacctacttgtcacctcctcaaagaattctaacaggttcgtcaggcacgaactccccttactaaatccatgttgacttgttctaatccgaccctgctcttccaagaatttagaaatctcatccttaacgatcgattctagaattttaccagcaggaacagaaacctcgggagcaccgtcatcttgactgactgcaccctacccgccaaagacagcggcagcatgtccgacctcttaaactcctcctccatttgctccaccagccttgtgaggtttagcttatgcaaggccccccaactcctggccacctaaacccccaagtacctgaagctcctctccgcccttttcagtgggagcctcccaatccccctctcctggtcccacaaacatctcgcttttagattggattggatttgtttattgtcacgtgtaccgaggtacagttaaaagtatttttctgcaagcagctcaacagatcattagaaaagggaattaaacaaaattcaagaaaatacatgagaattcataatagggcaacacaacatatacaatgtaactacataagcattggcatcggttgaagcatacagggtgtagtgttaatgaggtcagtccataagagggtcatttaggaatctggtgacagtggggaagaagctgtttttgagtctgttcatgtgtgttctcagacttctgaatcacctgcccgatggaagaagttggaaaagtgagtaagcagggtgggagggttcctggattatgctgcccgctttaccccggcagcgggaggtgtagatggaatcaatggatgggaggcaggttcgtgtgatggattgggcggtattcacgattctctgaagttccttgcggtcctgtgccgagcagttgccataccaggctgtgatgcagcccgataggatgctttctatagtgcatctgtaaaagttggtaagggttaatgtggacatgccgaacttccttagtttcctgaggaagtataggcgctgttgtgctttcttggtgatagcgttgacgtgagtggaccaggatagatttttggtgatgtgcacccctaggaatttgaaactgctaaccatctccacctcggctccgttgatgctgacaggggtgtgtacagtactttgcttcctgaagtcgatgaccagctctttagttttgctggcattgagggagagattgttgtcgttacaccactccgctaggttctctatctccctcctgtattcggactcgccggtattcgagatccagcccactatggtcgtattgtcagcaaacttgtagatggagttggaaacaagtttttccacgcagtcgtgtgtgtacagggagtagagtagggggctaagtacgcaggtGGGGACcgcggagtgga harbors:
- the LOC119967993 gene encoding NACHT, LRR and PYD domains-containing protein 3-like — protein: MYQQQMSGKTGFVISDFIMMVGDGIDVQHKHKETLRAQTEAQTETLRVNTVLIKEKVKIFQLVDQYAELTIISTVRDWTLVGHEQLARGRHHEEWRKKQLRKELEKIQTDQLLQSSFAHSFRHRVLKSFHQLHRLKSGSSAVVSGVPGIGKSTMVQKIVYDWATGKIYPHFQFVFSFKFRDLNTVDCRITQKNLILDQYPYFGNVLGELWKNPKGLLFIFDGLDEFKDRIDFADNQRNTEPQSMCTDPECWCEVSDIVYSLIQHKLLPGCSVLVTTRPTALYLLEKAEISVWAKILGFVDDERKEYFNKFFDDQTVAAAVFKYVEENEILYTMCYNPSYCWILGLSLGPFFTQRDRKQQQVPKTITQLYSYYIYNILKNHGREIESPRDVLLKLGEMAFTGISKKKIVFRNGDLIKYNLQPSQFLSGFLMELLERDDSAQSVVYTFPHLTIQEFVAALAQFLTPDHGDIQKLLHEAHSKEDGRFEIFLRFVAGLSSPQAAWPLAEFLGPFHHKTTCRVIDWVKEEFKGQIANTVRETDKTDLLNTLHYLFESQNEALAQAIVGSVESIRFRGLQLTPIDCAVLSHVIGLCDTIKHFGLAKCFIHYEGLQQLVSVLHKCQEFSLSHNNLGDSRVKLLSTALRNRDCKIQKLELNDNTLTYSCAEDLASVLSTNQSLTDLNLSDNNLGDSGVKLLSVTLRNPDCKIQILELYNNTLTDSGVEDLVSVFSTNRSLTDLNLGNNKLGDSGVKLLFAALRNPDCKIQKLKFFCQGPGLRSWYKSIPDRSWPSLYNNALTDTCAEDIAYALSTNQSLTDLNLQANAFTDQSVPVLRRFIMTCRRLAGVKLEDNQFSSHGKNQLKSLQGSRPGLNALIV